The Gambusia affinis linkage group LG11, SWU_Gaff_1.0, whole genome shotgun sequence genome contains a region encoding:
- the kctd4 gene encoding BTB/POZ domain-containing protein KCTD4, whose translation MEWNLRRMESELKHINPDLLQPSKSFKKPSSGTITLNVGGFLYTAHRTTLSKHLGSFLEELANGKKAVQHTDSMGNPFIDRDGPVFRHVLNYLRTGELQLPDDFREAGLLRREADFYRLGELVEAVSEWENQRAAQREPAFLEVTDSHERSQGLKVYCSDAGFIDKVKGRLVQISKSRLDGFPEEFVVSSNVIQFRHFIKSEPGSRLVLKEDSTFLCTLDCLKLETVMLALKAGFKLVTALDSSKGSVVAAEALHFVK comes from the coding sequence ATGGAATGGAACCTCAGAAGGATGGAGAGTGAACTGAAGCACATCAACCCGGACCTGCTGCAGCCCAGCAAGAGCTTCAAGAAGCCATCATCAGGCACCATCACCCTCAATGTCGGCGGCTTCCTGTACACCGCCCACCGGACCACACTGTCCAAACACCTTGGCTccttcctggaggagctggccAATGGGAAGAAGGCGGTGCAGCACACCGACTCCATGGGCAACCCGTTCATCGACAGGGACGGCCCAGTGTTCCGCCACGTGCTCAACTACCTGCGAACCGGAGAGCTGCAGCTGCCTGACGACTTCCGGGAGGCGGGGCTCCTGCGGCGTGAGGCGGACTTCTACCGCCTGGGCGAACTGGTGGAGGCGGTGAGCGAGTGGGAGAACCAACGGGCCGCCCAGCGCGAACCTGCCTTCCTAGAGGTGACGGACAGCCACGAGAGGTCGCAGGGCCTGAAGGTGTACTGCAGCGACGCAGGCTTCATCGACAAGGTCAAAGGGCGGCTGGTGCAGATCTCCAAGAGCCGGCTCGATGGCTTCCCGGAGGAGTTTGTCGTGTCGTCGAACGTCATCCAGTTCCGCCACTTCATCAAATCGGAGCCGGGCTCGCGGCTCGTCCTGAAGGAGGACAGCACCTTCCTGTGCACGCTGGACTGCCTCAAACTGGAAACGGTGATGCTGGCGCTCAAGGCGGGCTTCAAGCTGGTCACTGCGCTAGACAGCAGCAAGGGCTCGGTAGTGGCAGCAGAGGCCCTGCACTTCGTCAAATAG